From Triticum aestivum cultivar Chinese Spring chromosome 7B, IWGSC CS RefSeq v2.1, whole genome shotgun sequence:
AACATGTCCGGCGATGAACTCCGATGATCTCTTGGATGATGTACAATGTTTTATGTGCATTCGGTTGTCTGTTTGATGCCGAATTCGTTGGTCGTTGTTTGATCACGTAGAGTAGTTCATCACGTTGCATGCATACTATGGATATAGACTGCCGGATATGCGGTACACGGATGTGAAATGCATTATTTAAGACGTGACTGGTTAGTGTCCGCGTACTCGTCTGCGGGCGTTCGAGGGTCCAGCTTTGCCAAGACCAGCTCCAGATGCTCTTAGCACTCTGTGGTGCCGGCCACTTAGTACGGCACTGAAGAAGCCGAGTGGTTAACGTCTACGTCAACTTGCGTCCTGCGACGTGCCACGGCACCACAGACCACACCACGGCCATGCCACTATATAATAATGTAGCGCGTACTCCTACACTGCAATGACTGCAGGAACCCCAAAACACTATCACTGGTAGTATCTCACCAGTCGCCATATCAAGCTAGCTGCTAGCCTGGTAGGGCATCGATCGATCATGATCACGGGCTCGGGCGTGTACCACGCCGTGGAGACGATGGCGCCGCTGTacacggcggcggcgctgggctACGCGTCGGTGCGCTGGCTCGGGGCCTTCTCCGAGGAGCAGTGCGCGGGGATCAACCACTTCGTCGCCACCTACGCCCTGCCGGCGCTCGTCTTCGACATGGTCTCCACCAACGACCCCTACGCCATGAACGCCCGCCTCGTCGCCGCCGACACGCTGCAGAAGAGGGCCATGCTGCTCGGCCTCCTGGCGTGGGCCGCGTGGCCCTCGTCCCGCTGCCGCGGCGAGAGATTGAGCGGCCGCAACTCTGCGCTGCGGTGGGTGGTGACCGCCTTCTCCGTGGCGCAGCTGCCCAGCATCATCATCATGGGCGTGCCGCTCCTCAGCGGCATGTACGGGCCCGCGTCCAAGGACCTCATGAAGCAGATCGTCGTGATGCAGTTCTGCCTCTGGTACAACGTCGTCATCTTCATGTACGAGTACATGGCGGCGACGGACGGCAGCACCAAGGCCAGCCTCGGGTTGCCGGAGAAACGCGCCATTGCGGCAGTTGAGCGAGTCCACCAAGTAACCGTGAACGTTGAAAGCACGGAGCACACCAGACAACAAGGCATGGCCGTGGCCGGCCagcaggcgacggcggcgctcACGACGGAGGTGtgtgctggtgaagatgatgaGAGCGCGGAGGCAGAGGATGACTCGCTGCCGGCGTCTCCATCGATGAGGCATATCGCTTTCATGACAGGGAAAAAGGTTCTCAGGATTCCGAATAGCTATGCTAGCTTCCTTGGCCTCGTCTGGGCTCTAATCACTTTCAAGTAAGTCCCTTCCATTCCTGCTTGATACGTACTAGTATTTGATTCCATAGAAAAACAACAGCTGCACAGCTATCTAGCACGGGCACTGAATAAACGGTTTCCACTCTAGGGCATCTCAACGCGGACCCTCAAATCACCCGCATCTAGATCGTGCGGTCGGACGCGTTTTGACATCCACGTGGATCTGTATCGATTAGCCGACCGGCCGGGACATGATTTTTCCTCCGctccggcattgaagcggcacgccggtcGAGAACGCCCTGCAacacttcccggtgcacgcgatttTTTCACGTTCAAACGACAGCCCGTCATTTCGCCTGCCTACATTAAACATGCATGGTTGCCCGAGGAACCTACTTCGATGCCACCCATTCGTCCGTCTGCCGCCTATCATTAACCACCCCGCCACATCTACCATCCGCCAGCTATTTACACTCCAGCCCGGCTATAGCCGCATCCATCCTTCTCTGCTCCCTTTCTCCTCTCGGCACCACGCCCGACATGGCTTCCTCGAGCTCCAAAGCCATTTGGGACAACCTATCGTTCGAGCGGTAGAAGGAAATCGCCGCTAGTGTTGCCGGCTGGTAGGCCGGCACAGATGGAAGCAAACATGTCAATGGAAGAGGCGACGGATGACAAGCCGGTGCCTCGGTCCTCGTTGGCCAATGCCGACATCACCATGGACGAGGCCTGTGTTCACTACACCAAGATGGTGTTGGAAGAGCGGCGGGCCACGTTCCGATAGGCGCAGACGGACTAAGAGTACAACCTTCGCCTCCTCGATGAGAACCAACGCGCGGAGGAGGAACTCCTTGTCGCCCGACCATCGGGACGGGCGTGGACGTGGGTGAACAAAAGGCGTTGCTTGAATCCTTCTGCACCACCCGCAAAATCTGTCGCGACCGCTGGCGGTACTGCATCCGTCAGGCGGAGTTAGAAGACGGCTTTAAGGAGATCGATGAGGCGGCAAATGAAGTCTACTGTAagagcgaggacgaggacgaggtcgACAACAGTGCCATGGCCGCGCCATGAAGCCGGCCCGTCCGCGGTCGATGCCGGCAGCAAGGAAGCGCGTGGGATGTCACTGGCACCCGGGTCCGAGGAATAGCGCTCTTTCGCTCCTACTGAAGCCAAGCTTGGCACGCTCATCATCATTGGCCGATTAACCGCTTGCAGActtcggaggcggaggcggagccaCACGGCACCCTTCCCCATCCCTTACCCATCATCCGTACCAATACCCGTCAGTAGGTACAATTTTTTTCATACCCGCCACCCGACAGGGTAAACGGGTACCCGCGGGTAAAAGTATTCACATTTGGAACACACATTGACTTCAGCAGTATGCGGTCATAAACAGAAACATATAATCATAATATACAAATAACAACACATCATATCAACAGAACATACTCATAAACATCAGCACAACACAAAACATCAAAAATTCTCATTAACATCAATACTTACTTGTAAACAACAACACATAGTCATAAACAATAGTACATAATCATACATTTTAAGTTCACAAACTTAACACAGAGTATATAGCTAATTCGGCTGTACATAAGGCCACATCATAAGCATCGCAATAAAATATTGGCAACATAACAAGTACAATAAATGAAGGGGAAGTACACCTGCTAGATTTTATATGGGTACGCGGGTATGGATTATATGATCCCATACCCGTACTCGCTCTACCGATGAGTTTGAGATTTTTCTATTTATATACCCACGAATATATTTTTATTTCGTACCCTGATCCTAATAGGGCTTTATCCGCCGGGTacgtgggtaatgggtacccattttACCATCCTTCCAGACATGTGCTAAATGTGCGTGCAAGAGAGTAGTAATAAACTGGTTGTTACACATTACTATGAGCACAAACTAATCAAAATTTGGATTGCCGGCTCTTGATAATATTAAGGCATATGATTCCAAACTAATCAGAAATTAGATTGCCCGTTCTTGATAATATTAAGTCATATGATCGCAATCTAATCAAAATTTGTATTGCCAGCTATAAAGAGAGGGACGGTGGCTAGAAACAAGTTCTTTGGGGCTGAGCTTAATCCTTACCCTAAGCCATCCAGAAGTCCAAAGGAACTAGCCAATGACCTTAGATCTAAACACTAAACACTACAAACTATTTAAGTCCAGGATATCTAACCTTCCTCTCTTCTCCTGTTTTATTTGTCGCCGTAATACATGCACATCTACATGTTTTTGCAGGTGTGGTATCAAGATGCCAAAAATAATCCTCGACTCTTTGTTCACCATACAAACTACAACAATTGGTCTAAGCATGTTCTCATCAGGTCCGTCCATTCTTTGCTTACGCCTGGAATTCAGTGGCTCCATGTAGTCATCAAACTGTATTTACCGTCCCGATCAACCTTTGTTGACGTAAAGCAGTACACCATGTCGTGCATCTCAGGGACGTTCATGGCGCGACAACCACAGTTCATTCCTTGCGGCTACGCGATCGCAATGGTTTCATTGGTCCTCAAGTTTCTGATAGGCCCGGTGGCAATGTTGCTCGCTTCGCTGGCCGTCGGTATGCACGGCACCCTGCTACGTATTGCTGTTGTACAGGTGAGCACAACACCCTTATTCGCTAATTAAATCTTTATTTCCATGTTATTTTCTACAATTAAAGAGATGTATATTAATCAAGCGAATGATCAGTAGAGAGTTAGTTGAGATATCGAGGTTTCATGGAGCCAAATTATTAAAGAAACTACAAATAAATTATACTCTCTTCGTCTCTTTTGTCTGCATATAAGTTCTCTCTTAAGCCAAACTTCGTAAAAGTTTGACCGAGTTTATAAGAAAAAATATTAACATTCACAGtaccaaatcaatatcattagatatAGTATGGAATTAATTTTCATATTGTACATCTTTAGTTTTATAGTtattgatatttttttaatttaaaTTTAGTCAAACTGTACAAAGTTAGACTTAAGACAAATTTTATATGCGGAGAAAAAAACCAAAGGGATTATGACCACTAAAATTATGCAGAAGCATTTCAGCACTGCAGTAGCAAAAATAATCATCAAGCACCTCAATTAACAACACCTTACTACAAGAAAGGCTGTTCAAACTTGACGCCTACACGAAGGGCTACCGTGTTCACTGAGAAGCCCTTCGTGGAggcatccacccccccccccccccccccccaaaaaaagaagggAAAATTTATTTCCTTCAATTCTCACAAATAGTCATTTTATGGATATGTGCAACAACTTCAATTAAACTCCGGCCTCTTGGGAGACTTTTAACATAGTAGACATTTTGGTTGCAGACAATCAAATGGGTGTAGTGATTGATGATGCAAACGTTCGTGTGAGTCGAAAATGAGGAGAAGGGAAGTCACCGCCAAGTAGTGGTACAACAATGTTGACCTCTCTTTCTCTCCGTTTTTGCAAGGAGCCTATAGATTCCAATAAACTGATAAACCAAACAAAACTTTGTTTACCAAATGAATTACATGACTTAAAAAAACTAGCTCTTTGAAAGACAAACGAAGTAATTTCCACGCAAAGGTTCACAACAAACACATAAAACACAAAACTAAGACCAAGCAAACAAATGGAAGTCTTCGTCTTCAGCAAACCAAAACTCTTAAATCCCCACTCCAACCAAAATAGAACACAAAGCCTATTGACATCCACCACAAAAGGATTTTGCAGCATGCGGAAAACCTAACAAAAAAATTTGGATATGAGACAAGGCATCACCGTGGGCTTGGCAAGGAGAGGGTCCATTTTCGCTGCTCTCGAAAATTGGGATCCAAGAGTAGCATTCCCCAACCACGTGACATTGAAATGAAAGGCGGGAGGGGGGTACGCCATTTTGTGATTCGCTGTGCAACCATGGAAGGACGAAAGTAGAAGGAGCAATGTGATGTAAAATCAAGATACTGAACATTGAAACTAGAGATCAATGTAAGAACACCAGTTGCAGGGACTGCAAAAAATAAGTTGTGTGCACACCGGAAATTTATCGTTGATTAATTAAATTTTTCATGATACATAGGCAAATTTAATTGTCTAACCATGATTTTTGACATGTCTGCATACAGGCAGCACTCCCGTTGGCCGTCGCTTCATTTGTGTATGCTGAAGAGTACAAGGTCCATGCAGAAATCATGAGCACAGGGTATGTTTCTGTCCCATATATCATTACATCATTTCTATGTATTTCCATTTGACGGACGGTATATGGTTTTGTGCTTTCCAGGGTCATTCTTGGGATCCTTATCTCATTCCCCGTGACAATTGTGTATTATATTCTACTAGAATTGTGATGGAGTTATCAAAACCGGTATAATCAAAGCCTGAAACTCAATTGATATGTGATGCATAGAAGACATGACACACCACAACTGGAGACATAAATGTATCGCATGGCATGATCATCCAGAAGGAAGCAAATTATGACGTTGTTCGCATAGGATTACTCAGAAGAAAGTTCACTATGACTAAAAACAGTTGTGATGTTTGTTAAATCTTTAGAGTGTACAAAAGGTACTATACAGAGATGGAATTCTAACTGGCCTGTGTATTGGTCACCTAATTGACAAGAGTACTTGCGCAAGGCTAGTGAATTGATTTATGGAGGAGTGACTCCCAATTAAGAGATGCGTTTTTTTCGTTGTAGAACACCACAAAGGATAGCACTATGCTTGATGGTAGTGTCATAATATTAGTGGGTTGTGTATGACAGTTTTGTAGCAAAGTTCAACGTACATTCAACAAAAGTGTGACATAATGATTAAAAAA
This genomic window contains:
- the LOC123161634 gene encoding probable auxin efflux carrier component 9, with product MITGSGVYHAVETMAPLYTAAALGYASVRWLGAFSEEQCAGINHFVATYALPALVFDMVSTNDPYAMNARLVAADTLQKRAMLLGLLAWAAWPSSRCRGERLSGRNSALRWVVTAFSVAQLPSIIIMGVPLLSGMYGPASKDLMKQIVVMQFCLWYNVVIFMYEYMAATDGSTKASLGLPEKRAIAAVERVHQVTVNVESTEHTRQQGMAVAGQQATAALTTEVCAGEDDESAEAEDDSLPASPSMRHIAFMTGKKVLRIPNSYASFLGLVWALITFKCGIKMPKIILDSLFTIQTTTIGLSMFSSGTFMARQPQFIPCGYAIAMVSLVLKFLIGPVAMLLASLAVGMHGTLLRIAVVQAALPLAVASFVYAEEYKVHAEIMSTGVILGILISFPVTIVYYILLEL